TCGGTGCAGACCATACCTTTTTTTCCATTCAAGGCACAAGTGGTGCAATTATGACAATGGTGATGAGCGTTTGCGGTCCTGGTGACAAAATCCTAGTACCACGAAACGTGCATAAATCAGTAATGTCAGCGATTATCTTCTCAGGTGCAAAACCGATTTTTATGCATCCTGAGATCGATCCAAAACTCGGTATTTCACATGGAATTACAATTCAATCTGTCAAAAAGGCTCTTGAAGAGCACTCAGATGCGAAAGGCTTACTTGTTATTAACCCAACATACTTTGGATTTGCTGCGGACTTAGAACAGATTGTACAATTAGCACATTCTTATGATATCCCTGTACTCGTTGATGAAGCTCATGGTGTTCATATTCATTTTCACGATGAATTGCCGATGTCAGCGATGCAAGCTGGAGCAGATATGGCCGCAACAAGCGTTCACAAATTAGGAGGATCTTTAACGCAAAGTTCTATTCTTAATGTGAAAGAAGGCCTGGTGAACGTAAAACATGTTCAATCTATTATCAGCATGCTTACGACTACATCAACTTCTTACATCTTATTAGCATCTCTTGATGTTGCTAGAAAACGTCTTGCTACAGAAGGAACTGCACTCATAGAACAAACAATTCAATTAGCAGAACAAGTTCGTGATGCTATAAATGATATTGAGCATCTTTACTGTCCTGGGAAAGAAATGCTAGGCACGGATGCTACTTTTAACTATGATCCTACAAAGATAATTGTATCTGTAAAAGATTTAGGTATTACAGGTCATCAGGCTGAAGTATGGCTTAGAGAGCAATATAACATTGAAGTAGAACTCTCAGATTTATACAACATACTATGTCTTGTCACTTTCGGAGATACAGAAAGTGAGACGAATACACTTATTACAGCATTACAAGATTTATCAGCAACATTTAGAAATACAGCTGATAAAGGTGTTCAAATACAAGTAGAAATTCCAGAAATACCAGTGCTAGCACTTTCTCCTCGAGATGCTTTTTATTCGGAAACAGAAGTCATCCCATTTGAAAAGGCAGCCGGTCGTATTATAGCTGATTTCGTTATGGTTTATCCACCAGGGATTCCAATCTTTACTCCGGGGGAAATTATTACACAAGATAACTTAGAGTATATTCGTAAAAACTTAGAAGCGGGTTTACCTGTACAAGGTCCTGAAGATATGACATTGCAAACATTACGTGTGATTAAAGAGTACAAGCCTATCAGTTGATAGGCTTTTCTTTCACCCTTTTTCCCTTTTCTCATACGATATGATGTAATGTAACGTATAGGTGGGGATACTATTATGATTGTAATAGGCCGTTCTATTGTGCATCCTTATATCACAAATGAATATGAGCCATTTGCAGCTGAGAAACAGCAAATTTTATCTATAATGGCAGGAAATCAAGAAATCTATTCCTTCCGAACATCAGATGAACTCAGCTTCGATCTAAACTTGCGTGTAAATATTATTACATCCGCATTAGAACTTTTTCAAAGTGGATTTCAGTTTCGAACATTTCAACAATCCTTTTGTAACCCTCAGTATTGGAAAAGAACGTCACTTGGAGGATTTGAACTTCTTCCAAACATACCCCCTTCCATTGCCATACAAGATATTTTCAAAAACGGAAAACTATATGGAACTGAATGTGCCACTGCGATGATTATTATTTTTTACAAAGCTTTACTATCGTTGTATAAAGAAGAAACTTTCAACCGTCTCTTTGCAAACCTTTTACTTTATACGTGGGACTACGATCAAGATTTAAAACTCATAACAAAAACGGGTGGCGATCTTGTCCCAGGTGATCTTGTTTATTTTAAAAATCCACAAGTGAATCCAGCTACAATCGAGTGGCAAGGAGAAAATACAATCTATTTAGGGAATTTCTTTTTTTACGGACATGGCGTAGGTGTAAAAACAAAAGAAGAAATTATATACGCGTTAAATGAACGACGAGTTCCTTACGCTTTCATTTCGGCTTTCTTGACCGATACTATTACCCGTATTGATAGCCGTCTCATGAGCCACTACGCTTCTTCTAAAGCCCCACAGACATCCATAGGATTTATTCCGATTAGAGATGATGCAATCGTTGCAACAGTTGGCCATACAACTACAATTTATTAAAAAAGCGCCTACATATGTAGGCGCTTTTTCTTATTTAAGCTTTTGTATATTCTTTATGGTTACAGTCGCAATGAGATCCACATTTTCCGTATAGTACTGTTGATTTTTCATCTTCAAAATGTCCGATTGTTCCTTCACATACTTGGCATACGATTGTTCCCATTTTTCATTTCCCCCTGAGTTTTAATAATAATCTACTTATTTATAATTAAGCTTTCGCCTTATCTTTATTCGCACAGTCACAATTTGCACCACATTTCCCGTAAAGCACTGTCGTCTTTTCATCTTCAAAATGACCGATTGTTCCTTCACATACTTGGCATACGATTGTTCCCATTTTTCATTTCCCCCTAAGTTTATGGTCCTAAAAACTTTTAGCTGTCCATTTCCTATCAATTATTGGGCTTTTGTATGCTCTGTGTGATCACATCCGCAAGATCCACATTTCCCGTAAAGTACCGTTACTTTCTCATCTTCGAAGTGTGCAATTGTACCTTCACAATCTTGACATACGATTGTTCCCATTTTTCATTTCCCCCTAAGTTTATAATCCCAAAAACTTTTTTGTAACCGCTTAACTTTCTGTCTTTATTTTAATATGCTATACTTTTTACGTCAATAGGTTTTTAGTATAACACATTAATTATTTTTAATTTAAATTAGTATACGATATTCAAATAAAAAAACAGCCATATTTATACGTACGACTGTTTTACATTATTTATTCTTCATATTCAGCATGCAAAGATGTAGAGGGAACTAGAAATGAGAAAAACTGAGCTAACTCCGCTGCTTCGTCTTCTGATCCTAATTTAAAAATTTCCTGCAAATATTGAACATTCTCTACATCATCTCGTCCAAGTAAAGTAGATCTTCCTGTTTGCATACAAACAATGAGTGGCTTCCCAAAAAACATATTTGTATAAATAACACCAAAATCATAACGAGTATCATGTGTCATAAATCCCAAAAATCGTACCTTCACACTTTCATGCTCATCATACAATTTTTCAAACATCGGTTTCCACCTTTCTCCATCACCTTTCATTAGTATATTAAACAAAAAAAGGAATACTCCTTTTAATTGTCAAAAAATTCAGTAGGATGTAGAATGAAAGTATTCTACTAAGTTAGGGGGAACTTATATGCAACATGCCTTTATTACGCTTGTACCTAAATCCAATCAACAATCTGTTTCAATAGATGATATAAAACAACTTTTTCATAATTATCAAACAGTTACTTCCAAAACTGGTGTTCAAATTAATTACGCTTATACAAATACCGCTTTTCCTTATGAAATTTTAGATACATCAGCAACAACATTAAAACTACAATCTACTCA
This Bacillus paramycoides DNA region includes the following protein-coding sequences:
- the speA gene encoding arginine decarboxylase, whose translation is MSQYETPLFTALVEHSKRNPIQFHIPGHKKGQGMDPTFREFIGHNALAIDLINIAPLDDLHHPKGMIKEAQDLAAAAFGADHTFFSIQGTSGAIMTMVMSVCGPGDKILVPRNVHKSVMSAIIFSGAKPIFMHPEIDPKLGISHGITIQSVKKALEEHSDAKGLLVINPTYFGFAADLEQIVQLAHSYDIPVLVDEAHGVHIHFHDELPMSAMQAGADMAATSVHKLGGSLTQSSILNVKEGLVNVKHVQSIISMLTTTSTSYILLASLDVARKRLATEGTALIEQTIQLAEQVRDAINDIEHLYCPGKEMLGTDATFNYDPTKIIVSVKDLGITGHQAEVWLREQYNIEVELSDLYNILCLVTFGDTESETNTLITALQDLSATFRNTADKGVQIQVEIPEIPVLALSPRDAFYSETEVIPFEKAAGRIIADFVMVYPPGIPIFTPGEIITQDNLEYIRKNLEAGLPVQGPEDMTLQTLRVIKEYKPIS
- a CDS encoding protein-glutamine gamma-glutamyltransferase, which encodes MIVIGRSIVHPYITNEYEPFAAEKQQILSIMAGNQEIYSFRTSDELSFDLNLRVNIITSALELFQSGFQFRTFQQSFCNPQYWKRTSLGGFELLPNIPPSIAIQDIFKNGKLYGTECATAMIIIFYKALLSLYKEETFNRLFANLLLYTWDYDQDLKLITKTGGDLVPGDLVYFKNPQVNPATIEWQGENTIYLGNFFFYGHGVGVKTKEEIIYALNERRVPYAFISAFLTDTITRIDSRLMSHYASSKAPQTSIGFIPIRDDAIVATVGHTTTIY
- a CDS encoding GapA-binding peptide SR1P; translated protein: MGTIVCQVCEGTIGHFEDEKSTVLYGKCGSHCDCNHKEYTKA
- a CDS encoding GapA-binding peptide SR1P, with the protein product MGTIVCQVCEGTIGHFEDEKTTVLYGKCGANCDCANKDKAKA
- a CDS encoding GapA-binding peptide SR1P; translation: MGTIVCQDCEGTIAHFEDEKVTVLYGKCGSCGCDHTEHTKAQ
- a CDS encoding DUF3055 domain-containing protein; translated protein: MFEKLYDEHESVKVRFLGFMTHDTRYDFGVIYTNMFFGKPLIVCMQTGRSTLLGRDDVENVQYLQEIFKLGSEDEAAELAQFFSFLVPSTSLHAEYEE
- a CDS encoding DUF1885 family protein; the protein is MQHAFITLVPKSNQQSVSIDDIKQLFHNYQTVTSKTGVQINYAYTNTAFPYEILDTSATTLKLQSTHDRYGSIYVGVGIEKEQSFIQISLPPNATFGDKGKANEFCRFLAKKLEGELQLFNGRTMYFYKR